Genomic segment of Engystomops pustulosus chromosome 8, aEngPut4.maternal, whole genome shotgun sequence:
GTCTTATTTTCATCCATGTTACAAGACTCTGCTCCTTGACAGTGATTATGGTTGTGAACATCCCGTGTAAAACTTCCCTCTCGAGCATCCCATCTCATCAGATGATTGAAGGCAATTATTAAGATAAAAGTGTTTGGAGATAATGAGCTTCATCATTACAAGGCACATGAGTAAGTCAGAGGGATTTCCTAGCTACAGCTATTACTTTGTGATAATTTACTAtagattttagtttttatttcattttttttaatcacctTATTCCATTAAAAGAGTTTCCACAATCCAGGACATAAATCCCATGTGCTGGGCCATGGAAACTCTTTGTATGGAATAACCCAGACCAGAGTTTATCTTTAGGGAAGGAATTGCCCAGGCCAAACTATACTCCTCCAGTGCAGAATATTCCCCTCTAACATGAAACCAGTTCCTAGTGTGATCCTTCTACGAATACATTGTCATGGAGGCGAGAGAACGAGGCTCCCGCTGACAGCTCTGCTATTCCTTGTGGATTAGTTCATTTGTAACCAGGTCAAATCATTTTTTGTGCTTTAACTGAATATTTAGAAAGCCGGAGTTTCCACATTTCTATGGGATTTTTGGTGGTGGCGTCCACTTTACTGGGTCCccaggagaggcaggagaggaggccgcGCTGTGTGGTTGTGTTCTCTGTGTATTTGGTTGTAAACAGTATATGGTGACATTTATGTTATGTGTCGTGTAGTTTTAGCTGTAAGAATATgtgagggttgtatgttactTCTGAATAAAGTTATTGGGGGTTATGGGAAATGGCACAGAATAAGCGGCTGGATAGAGATGTTTGAGTAACACAACAAGGAGATTAGATGatgcagagacacagacatcgttTGCTGCATCTACGGAGATCTGAAAGATCCCACACAAATATCTTTATCTTATAGGTCCAGAATAATAGAGGGAGATGGGTTGATACAAGGAGGAGTTATGGGCAGATCACATTATTACACGTGGTAACATATTGCTGGTATCTTTGACATATTTGGCAACATCTTGTGGTTCAGAACTCGGTAAAAGTTCATTTATCTGAGAGTGAACCCAAAACTGGACATGAATGAAGAAcatctagagcaggggtctcaaactcaatttacctgggggccgctggaggtagattctgggtaaggctgggccgcatcaagttttccacacaaaatgcgcttacaaaatatcattattcagattcaaatgtcatggcgtctcccagcgcaaggaaagccccaagctgggagacgtgttttctctatgaacgcgtcctgtgcaccgaggggtcccaagctcctaccgcactgagcccagtcaggggctcagtgcgaaatttgataatatgttcaatgatatcatttttaggactgtacgaccttttgatcactttttatagatttttttatatttttcaaaatggcaaaaaagtgccattttcgactttgggcgctattttccgtaacggggtaaaacgcattgtaaaaaacgttattatattttgatagatcgggcattttcggacgcgtcgatacctaatgtgtttatgatttttactgtttatttatatttatgtcagttctagggaaaggggggtgatttgaaatttaatttttttttattctaatttttttttaaaaaaacttttttttatttttatttatactatttttcagactccctagggttctttaaccctaggttgtctgatcgatcctaccatatactgccatactacagtatggcagtataaggggattttcctcctcattcattacaatgtgctatcagcacattgtaatgaaggggttaaaacgaaatagcctcgggtcttcggaagacccgaggctaccatggagacggatcgccgccccccgatgacgtcacggggagcggcgatcccaggtaagatggcggcgcccatgcgccgctatctgtttgaggctgtcggcagctttgccggcagcccacgctgtaaaaacacccgcgatcggtgctagcaccgatcgcgggtgttaccagtaagcctttgctgcaatatgcagcaaagacttaccggctatggagagggctcagcccgtgagccctctccatgcagcgcgacccgaccgccgccgtgaatacacggcgggcggtgcttttccaggtgggggccgcaaaatgttgtcccgcgggccgcagttggcccgcgggccgcgagtttgagacccctgatctagagccttaataaaacacaataacaaatGTCCTTCTACGTATATTCTGAGGTCAGAAACATTGTGCAACATTCATCCACTGGGGAAAAGATGATAACATTGACCCAGATATATAAAAGTGGTGTCATCTGCCCCGGTGCAGTTTTCCTCTTCCTGTGCAGGTTGTGCCGGATAATTCATAGCGACGCGTCACCGCGTTCATTTATCAGGTGCGATCGGAGCTGCTATGGAAAGTTACACAGTTACATCttacagccgcaacacaaaaatggcgcaaacacttcatacatAAACGTGCACGATccaaagacagaaaactggcacagacacaatgatatCTGATCTGGGGGTAAATTGTGATTAGAGGAcaatatgaaagctgagctgtggtgATGTATAAATAtcagatatatagatttatattcatgAAAATGTAAGATGTGACCGATACTCTCACAGAAACAATGGGAAAGGCCTAGAACCAGGGGAAGAGACAACAATAACCATCCCTTATACACATTCTCTAAGGTGGAGGAtgggagtcacacagagacattcgGCCTAGTAAACACTTGTAAATGAAGTTATTGAGCTCCATGAGAAAGACACATCCTGCTCACAGTTGTCTGAGGAGGGGATgataaacccataacaaaggagTACAATGAAGGCGTCACAAGTGCTGGGCCCGGCTGACTAGGAAGTGGCACCGAcgcccttcatttacatgggagGAAGTTCTCTCACCATTAGGGGGGGACATCTCCCAGAGGGGAGACTAAGGGGTATAAGAGACCCAAGCAGGactcacatgaggagaacttcttggAGGAAGAACCTGGAGGAGCTTGGACTGAGACCCTGACTGGACACGGAGcagatctatgtatgtatctatagactgaatGGTGTGTAGATGTTTTACCAGGGGCTTTTCTTATAGAAATTCTTATTCTTCACCAGAAATtaatgtatctctggagggaAATATTTTTACATGAGATGTTGATGTCCATATTTATTTCCCAGTAGCAAAGTTGAACATGGATGCAAGTGACACTGAGGAGAAGATGATCCCCAAGGTGGAGGAaatagaggcggaggaggaggaggaggaggaggagggaggagcctgggaaggaggacatgacgctgggGCCAGGGACCTCCAGGATGGTGAGTACTGATGGACTTATCAGTCATTACTTTCTAGAACTGATTTCTTCTCTGTTCCCCTTTCTTCGGCCTCTTTTCTCTTCCCCACAATGTGTCCTAGAACCTGATTGGTGATTGTGTTTTCAGGGTTATGAGCCAAATAATAGatctgtgttacagaataaatTGTACCTGATATACTATAGGGAAAAGTGTGTGGATgaaggtgcagggatgtagaggtataggggcgcagggatgtagaggtataggggtgcagggatgtagaggtataggggtgcagggatatagaggtataggggcgcagggatgtagaggtgcagggatgtagaggtatagaggtgcaggggtgtagaggtataggggtgcagggatgtagaggtatagggttgcagggatgtagaggtataggggtgcagggatgtagaggaataggggcgcagggatgtagagggataggggtgcagggatgtagaggtataggggggcagggatgtagaggtataggggtgcagggatgtagaggtaaagGGGCACAGGGATGTAGAgggataggggtgcagggatgtagagggataggggtgcagagatgtggaggtataggggtgcagggatgaagaggtataggggtgcagggatgtagaggtatatggGTGCAGGGTGAAGAGGTATATGGGGGCTGGAATGAATAGGTATAGGGGCGCAGGTATGTGGAAGCATATGGGGTATATGGGGGCTGGAATGAATAGGTATAGGGGCGCAGGTATGTGGAAGCATATGGGGGCTGGAATGTAGAGGTATTGGGGTGCAGGGGTGTAGGGGTACTGGGGTACGGGGATGTAGGAATATATGGGGGCTGGAATGTAGAGGtattggggtgcagggatgtagaggtattggggtgcagggatgtaggggtataggggtgcagggatgtaggggTATAGTGTAGGCTGAGAAAGAACTTACCTTGGGACACAAAGATAAAATCCTATCAAAATGTAGAATATACACTATTTACATTGAAAACTGAGATGGTTGAACAAGACAGATTTTAGCTTTTTATAAAGAAATGTCTTAATATAGTCGTCATCAGAGggtcttaacccctacgggactcggcctattttggcctttaggacgcggacCCTAAAAggtcctgtgtcactataagtggttatagctttggaacgctatgagatgtcgtggattttgagatggttttctcgtgacacattgtacttcaaattagtttggatgaaatcttttgtgttcagttatgaaaaaaacgaaaatcggcaaaaatttggaaaaaatctttattttcaaagttctaaattctctacttttgatgcagatagtcctagcacccaaataacttcataacttacatttcccaaatgtctgctttatgttggatggtattttaagattccacatattttactaaaatgttatgaggttcagaatttggggccatttttcaatttttttggaaactcaccaaaacccatatttatagggacctgctcaatttctaattgactgtgagaggcctaaataatatcgagactcgtaaattaccccattatggaaagtaCACCcgtcaacgtatgaaaaagcacttttaagaagtttgttaaccctttaggtgctttttaggggttaaaacaaaatggaggtgctgtctacaaattgtaatattttttcacagtacaggtggtccccgggttacatacaggatagggtctgtaggtttgttcttaagttgaatttgtatgtaagtcggaactgtatactttatcattgtaatcccagccagaacttttttggtctctgtgacaactgaattttaaaaatgttgggttgtcataagaaccaggatcaacaataaagcctcattacagacgcctctgataactgttacagctgattattgtaacctagggctaaagtacaggaaattaccaacatccagaggtccgtttgtaactagggctcgtctgtaagtcgggtgttcttaagtaggggaccgcctgtacactcattttgggtggaaaattaatcatttgcaatggattaaatgaaaacaaagtttgatacccaatttcttccgattgctgatgccccatatgtggtggtgactgctgtacgggcgcacggccgggcatagaagagggggaggagcatagaacagggggaggagcatagacgggaaggaggcgccatccaaagcagatttacattgtcacattgtacaggatataatttttttttctttttttaatgtggacctataggggcttgcTTCttattgccacatgagatgcacttttctgctacatgattttggggcatctatagctaattggtggggttttattaactctttgttggtggaggaaatgaaaatcataaatttttaggaagatttttttttgaggggggggggggatttgggctgtttaccataccataaaaatagtatattatttttattctatgggtcgtcacaaaaatacctaatttatataatttctttatttttaccccatttttactgaataaaaagtcatttggcgaaaatcttgttaattttagcCTCACCGTCTTTTTATattcataacttttttcatttttcggctgacaaatctagttaagagcttatttttttgcgagaagctttgttctttttagtggtcttattttagagtgcataacgtttttttttatcactttttagagcattttttaaagggtattaattaaaatatatcttttttttggaaagttttttggagttgttttttacggggttcactgtgCGGGTCCAATAGCTAttcagttttattatgcagattgtcacggacgtagcgataccaaatatgtggggggttgtgtgtttgtgttttttatactttattaagtgtttttatggaaaagtgacattttaggggcttatattttttagttatttattttttatttcttctaatgtttaaactttagtgtttttcactttttattacttCTACAAACGTGAACTCTTCTCCTCTCTAGAGGAGAGAGATTTTATCAGCGTAATAATCACTGACCCTGTTATTCCCGGCAGATGCCATCGCccagagctcagaggaacatctgatgtcTACAGATATCACAGCAGATGATTGTGAGATTACACAAGATACATATAAAATTGGCGCCAGAAAAACGGATTTACCCTCCGCCCTTCCCAGCAATGACCCATCATCTGATCCTATTACATTGGGCTTCTGTTCTGATAAATCCCAGACTAAGAGGAAGAAAAGAAGCCGCCAAAGAGGAGACGGACAACTAAGAGCGTCCGCAGGGCAGAAGAcattttcatgctcagaatgtgtCAAATGTTTTAGGTTTAAATCATTACTTATTagacatgagagaactcacacaggagagaaaccatatctatgttcagaatgtggcgaaggttttacagataaaaaagatctttatagacaccagagaattcacacaggggagaagccattttcatgctctgaATGTGTCAAATGTTTCAGGTTTAAATCATTACTtattagacatcagagaattcacacgggagagaagccatatctatgtttagaatgtggaaaaggttttacaGAGAAAAGAGATCTttgtaaacatgagagaattcacacgggggagaagcgacattcatgttcagaatgtggcaaaggtTTTACAGAGAAAAAAGATCTTTAtagacaccagagaattcacacaggggagaagccattttcatgctctgaATGTGGCAGATGTTTTGCCAATAAAGCAGATCTTATTCGAcaccaaagaactcacacaggggagaagccattttcatgttcagaatgtgataaATGTTTTACTACTAAAGCAGAACTTGTaagccatcagagaattcacacgggagagaagccattttcgtgttcAGAATGTGATAAATGTTTTACTACTAAAGCAGAACTTGTaagccatcagagaattcacacgggagagaagccattttcatgttcagaatgtgataaATGTTTTAGGATGAAAGCTGAACTTGtaaaccatcagagaattcacacgggagagaagccattttcatgttcagaatgtggaaaatctttCATTTTGAAATCAAGTCTTGTtatccatcagagaattcacacaggggagaagccattttcatgtcccgaatgtggtAAAAGTTTTAGGGCTAAAGCAGAACTTGtaaaccatcagagaattcacacaggggagaggccattttcatgtcccgaatgtggtAAAAGTTTTAGGGCTAAAGCAGAACTTgtgaaacatcagagaattcacacaggagagaagccattttcatgtgtcatatgtggtaaatgttttcctATAAAGAAAAATCTTGAAATCcataagaaaattcacacaggggaaaaatcgttttcatgttcagaatgtgggaaatgttttattactAAAGGAGAACTTgtaaaacatcagagaactcacacaggggagaagccattttcatgttctgaatgtggaaaatgtttcgctCACAAATCAAATCTTGCTGCACATCATAGAATGCACACAGGCGAGAAACCATATTTGtgttcagattgtgggaaatgctttacTGTGAAAAGAAATCTGTtacaacaccagagaattcacacagctgaaaaaccattttcatgttcttaaatattttatagaaaatatacaGAAAATTAACATTGAggggaaaaaattatatttagaatgtcacaaaaatgtaacTTTCATTTAGAGCTTTTTATACAGAAGAGAAGCCACACTAGGgagaagccacacaggggagaagccatttacttCTCTCATGGTGACTGTGGTCCCAGCTGCTACAGGTTCCTACCCGGTAGTTTTAGGCTGATCTCCCACCTTCCCCAGGATCACGGATGCTCCATGAGTCATTGTGTATTTCATCCATATTTTAATAACTGGTCTGTAGGAGCCAGAAATCTTAATGGTTGGTAGGAGATCAAATACTTGTTTATCTCAGCagaatgcaaatacattttatacaatgCGATTTCTGGATTTGATTTTCTCATGTTCTATCTCTCAATgttcaaattaaagg
This window contains:
- the LOC140076192 gene encoding uncharacterized protein, with translation MKMASPWSDFLDGHLLLDAIAQSSEEHLMSTDITADDCEITQDTYKIGARKTDLPSALPSNDPSSDPITLGFCSDKSQTKRKKRSRQRGDGQLRASAGQKTFSCSECVKCFTDKKDLYRHQRIHTGEKPFSCSECVKCFRFKSLLIRHQRIHTGEKPYLCLECGKGFTEKRDLCKHERIHTGEKRHSCSECGKGFTEKKDLYRHQRIHTGEKPFSCSECGRCFANKADLIRHQRTHTGEKPFSCSECDKCFTTKAELVSHQRIHTGEKPFSCSECDKCFTTKAELVSHQRIHTGEKPFSCSECDKCFRMKAELVNHQRIHTGEKPFSCSECGKSFILKSSLVIHQRIHTGEKPFSCPECGKSFRAKAELVNHQRIHTGERPFSCPECGKSFRAKAELVKHQRIHTGEKPFSCVICGKCFPIKKNLEIHKKIHTGEKSFSCSECGKCFITKGELVKHQRTHTGEKPFSCSECGKCFAHKSNLAAHHRMHTGEKPFSCSECGKCFRQKSHLIMHKKIHTGEKTFSCSECDKCFSQKSNLLEHERIHTGEKPFSCPECGKCFIQKSDLVKHERIHTGEKPFSCSECGKCFTQKSSLVKHQRIHTGEKPFSCSECGKCFTQKSSLVEHKRSHTGEKPFSCSECGKCFRQKSVLLKHERNHTGEKPFSCSECDKCFSQKSYLVKHERVHTGEKPFSCSECGKCFTQKLNLVQHERIHTGEKPFVCSECGKCFIQKSNLVQHKRIHTGEKPFSCSECDKCFSHKSHLVKHERIHTGEKPFSCSECGKSFIQKSDLVQHERIHTGEKPFSCSECGKCFIRKSDLVKHERIHTGEKPFSCSECGKCFIRKSDLVKHERIHTGEKWFM